From a region of the Streptomyces asoensis genome:
- a CDS encoding DEAD/DEAH box helicase, translated as MNSARTNDRSSRRNRGAGPVFGSGAGSKRGSRFGSPAPSRSGGPSRSAGYGRRPAVVQGEFALPETITPALPAVEAFADLDMPKELLAALAAQGVSVPFPIQGATLPNTLAGRDALGRGRTGSGKTLAFGLALLARTAGQRAEPRQPLALVLVPTRELAQQVTDALSPYARSVRLRLATVVGGMSIGRQAHALRAGAEVVVATPGRLKDLIDRGECRLNQVAITVLDEADQMADMGFMPQVTALLDQVRPEGQRMLFSATLDRNVDLLVRRYLTDPVVHSVDPSAGAVSTMEHHVLHVHGADKHWTTTQIAAREGRVIMFLDTKHAVDRLTQDLLNSGVRAAALHGGKSQPQRTRTLTQFKTGHVTVLVATNVAARGIHVDNLDLVVNVDPPTDHKDYLHRGGRTARAGESGRVVTLVTPNQRRDMTRLMATAGITPRTTQVHSGEEALGQITGARTPSGIPVTITAPVAERRQRSVPSLRGRRSPASAARRRARQSSVDAAA; from the coding sequence ATGAACTCCGCACGCACCAATGACCGCTCTTCCCGTCGCAACCGCGGCGCCGGCCCTGTTTTCGGCTCCGGCGCCGGTTCGAAGCGGGGCAGCCGTTTCGGATCGCCGGCTCCCAGCCGCTCAGGGGGTCCGAGCCGTTCGGCCGGCTACGGTCGGCGGCCCGCAGTAGTGCAGGGCGAGTTCGCCCTGCCGGAGACGATCACTCCCGCACTGCCCGCGGTCGAGGCGTTCGCCGACCTCGACATGCCCAAGGAGCTGCTGGCGGCACTGGCCGCGCAGGGCGTCAGCGTCCCGTTCCCGATCCAGGGCGCGACCTTGCCCAACACCCTTGCGGGCCGCGACGCCCTGGGCCGCGGGCGCACCGGCTCCGGCAAGACCCTCGCCTTCGGCCTGGCCTTGTTGGCCCGCACCGCCGGACAGCGTGCGGAACCCCGTCAGCCGCTGGCTCTGGTCCTCGTACCGACGCGTGAGCTGGCTCAGCAGGTGACCGACGCGCTCAGCCCCTACGCCCGGTCGGTGCGGCTGCGTCTCGCCACGGTCGTCGGAGGAATGTCGATCGGCCGTCAGGCCCATGCGCTGCGCGCCGGCGCCGAGGTCGTCGTCGCGACGCCGGGCCGGCTCAAGGACCTCATCGACCGCGGTGAGTGCCGGCTGAACCAGGTCGCGATCACCGTCCTGGACGAGGCGGACCAGATGGCCGACATGGGCTTCATGCCCCAGGTCACCGCGCTTTTGGACCAGGTCCGCCCCGAGGGCCAGCGGATGCTGTTCTCCGCCACCCTCGACCGCAACGTGGATCTGCTGGTCCGCCGCTACCTCACGGACCCGGTCGTCCACTCCGTCGACCCCTCCGCGGGTGCGGTCAGCACGATGGAGCACCATGTGCTGCACGTCCACGGCGCGGACAAGCACTGGACGACGACGCAGATCGCGGCGCGCGAGGGCCGGGTGATCATGTTCCTGGACACCAAGCACGCCGTCGACCGGCTGACGCAGGATCTGCTCAACAGCGGAGTGCGGGCGGCCGCCCTGCACGGCGGCAAGTCACAGCCCCAGCGCACCCGCACCCTGACCCAGTTCAAGACCGGGCACGTCACCGTGCTCGTGGCCACGAACGTCGCCGCCCGCGGCATCCACGTCGACAACCTCGACCTCGTCGTCAACGTCGACCCGCCCACCGACCACAAGGACTACCTGCACCGCGGCGGACGCACCGCCCGCGCCGGCGAGTCCGGCCGGGTCGTCACCCTGGTCACCCCCAACCAGCGCCGCGATATGACCCGCCTCATGGCCACGGCCGGCATCACGCCCCGGACCACCCAGGTCCACTCGGGCGAAGAGGCACTCGGCCAGATCACCGGCGCCCGGACGCCCTCAGGCATCCCCGTGACGATCACTGCGCCGGTCGCCGAGCGGCGTCAGCGCAGCGTGCCGTCCCTCCGAGGCCGACGCAGCCCCGCCTCGGCCGCCCGGCGCAGGGCCCGGCAGTCCTCGGTCGACGCGGCGGCGTAA
- a CDS encoding CBS domain-containing protein, protein MTMVQMQSRPTGTAPVPRTVADAMEAAGPQVCDDMTVEVALSVMASARTGHLLVCDDDGVCTGLLTQAQLSAVRDSSVYTDRVQLRDILVDPRPFTSPMTTMAEAEHSMRYRRLDALPVVDEHGNALGVLALTR, encoded by the coding sequence TTGACGATGGTTCAGATGCAGTCCCGCCCGACGGGCACCGCCCCCGTTCCCAGGACCGTGGCCGACGCCATGGAGGCCGCCGGACCGCAGGTCTGCGACGACATGACCGTCGAGGTGGCCCTGTCCGTCATGGCAAGCGCCCGCACCGGGCACCTGCTCGTCTGCGACGACGACGGCGTGTGCACCGGACTTCTCACCCAGGCCCAGCTCAGCGCGGTCCGCGACAGCTCCGTGTACACGGACCGGGTCCAGCTGCGGGACATCCTCGTCGACCCGCGGCCCTTCACCTCGCCCATGACCACGATGGCCGAAGCCGAGCACTCGATGCGCTACCGCCGCCTCGATGCCCTGCCCGTGGTCGACGAACACGGCAACGCCCTGGGCGTCCTCGCCCTGACCCGCTGA
- a CDS encoding SCO5918 family protein: MRCVIARFPFDLTKSGVLESMKGVKPEEACGPSVIVGRRTYPAKQVGQVVTRQDRRDFSADEVLRAMTQLGFTCRDHSRTVAPARPLSTYQEASAMLGATAAV, from the coding sequence ATGCGCTGCGTCATCGCCCGCTTCCCCTTCGACCTCACCAAGAGCGGCGTCCTGGAATCGATGAAAGGCGTCAAGCCCGAGGAAGCCTGCGGGCCGTCCGTGATCGTCGGTCGTCGCACCTACCCCGCCAAACAGGTCGGGCAGGTCGTCACCCGCCAGGACCGCCGCGACTTCAGCGCCGACGAGGTCCTGCGGGCCATGACCCAGCTCGGCTTCACCTGCCGCGACCATTCCCGAACCGTCGCACCCGCGCGCCCGCTCAGCACGTACCAGGAAGCTTCGGCGATGCTCGGGGCCACCGCAGCCGTCTGA
- a CDS encoding alpha/beta fold hydrolase yields the protein MEFVMVPGGWQGGWVFDAVADELRGDGHRVRAVTLAGLEADGPPDADRPPNLDTHIEQVAEIAGRAGAGPLVLCGHSYGGMVVAGVADRLGDRLDQLVFIDAYVPQDGDSCWSLTSDRFRDLFLAGARDDGRWVAVPDGADPRARPHPLASFLQSLRLRGGRGHAVGRTFVSGGAWPGSPFVAVSERLRRSPDWRVHEIPVGHNIARRAPRALAAVLRTLPPTGTGAGTGTGTGTGAGR from the coding sequence GTGGAGTTCGTGATGGTGCCCGGTGGCTGGCAGGGCGGGTGGGTGTTCGACGCGGTCGCCGACGAGCTGCGCGGCGACGGTCATCGGGTGCGGGCGGTGACCCTGGCGGGGCTGGAGGCGGACGGGCCGCCCGACGCGGACCGGCCGCCGAACCTCGACACCCACATCGAGCAGGTGGCCGAGATCGCCGGCCGCGCCGGGGCGGGACCCCTCGTGCTGTGCGGGCACAGCTACGGCGGGATGGTGGTCGCCGGTGTCGCCGACCGGCTCGGTGACCGCCTCGACCAGCTCGTCTTCATCGACGCCTACGTCCCGCAGGACGGCGATTCGTGCTGGTCCCTGACCAGCGACCGGTTCCGGGACCTGTTCCTGGCCGGCGCCCGCGACGACGGCCGCTGGGTGGCCGTCCCCGACGGCGCCGACCCGCGCGCCCGGCCGCACCCGCTGGCCAGCTTCCTCCAGTCGCTCAGGCTGCGCGGCGGCCGCGGACACGCGGTGGGCCGCACGTTCGTCAGCGGGGGCGCGTGGCCGGGCAGCCCGTTCGTGGCCGTGAGCGAGCGGCTGCGCCGCAGCCCGGACTGGCGGGTGCACGAGATCCCCGTCGGTCACAACATCGCCCGGCGCGCCCCCCGGGCCCTCGCGGCCGTCCTCAGGACGCTCCCGCCCACCGGCACGGGTGCGGGCACAGGTACCGGCACCGGTACGGGTGCGGGACGCTGA
- a CDS encoding GntR family transcriptional regulator, whose product MLLRLDTASTRPLHEQVAGAIRRAIAEGECGPGDRLPPARDLSRALDVNVNTVLRGLRALRDEGVLEFRRGRGVTVAEGAAGRSALLDRVRALVADAAHLGYSKADVIDMIREIP is encoded by the coding sequence ATGCTGCTGAGACTGGACACCGCGAGCACCCGCCCCCTGCACGAGCAGGTGGCCGGAGCGATCCGACGCGCCATCGCCGAAGGGGAATGCGGGCCGGGCGACCGGCTCCCCCCGGCCCGGGACCTGTCCCGGGCGCTGGACGTGAACGTCAACACCGTCCTGCGCGGACTGCGGGCACTGCGCGACGAAGGCGTGCTCGAGTTCCGGCGCGGGCGGGGCGTGACGGTGGCCGAGGGGGCCGCCGGGCGCTCCGCGCTGCTGGACCGCGTGCGCGCCCTGGTGGCCGACGCGGCGCACCTGGGCTACAGCAAGGCCGACGTC